The Vulgatibacter sp. genome window below encodes:
- a CDS encoding toxin TcdB middle/N-terminal domain-containing protein translates to MNRSVLGASLLALLLATPAAAENEKSGVRPNAISLPTGPGSMAGLGESFEPDLNSGAGSYAVPIDLPTGTAGVTPQLAFVYNSGGGNGPLGIGWNLSGLSEIRRRSDRGVPRYDESDTFLFDGEPLVEVADGVYRLANEGRFLRFRRVGGGWEVDAKDGTRMAFGLVAGSRIEGPHGTYAWKLERTVHPTGQQIAYEWLGDGGQRYLAAVRYNEREGAAHREVIFDYEARSDLRRDHRPGFELPTALRLAEVEIRAEGERFGSYELRYETGTALSRLAAIRRLGTDGVTALPEVAFGYTDLDPTQAKVRSIGDAPAVGFEGWEVTVTDLDGDSLPDLLATESGNHRWWRNLGGRFAPEAGIAQSPSLSLANAGTTLADVDGDGRADLLAKSTASFRWFPNRGAAWGPSEDFTAAPAFQLDDANVRLFDYDGDGLADALQSTAAGWYFWRNRGDGSWEGPLVHEAPAQDLDLADPDTRLADFDGDGLVDVGRLVDGAVLYWPYLGWGSFGPSVRLDGGPEVVGDAGLEIADVDGDGLSDLLEIGAGSLRAWLQRHDGFSAAVVIDGTPTRAPGVTSVQLLDVNGDGGVDVVYSTPGATDPRDRLLYVDLGGGTRPNLLASVDNGLGRIVAIAYVGSGELAAADRAAGNPWRTHAPNPVQVVQAITESDSLGWSRKTTYRYRDAFYDAREREFRGFSEVEVEIEGGPTAEGLLRQLRFDTGEVHPAGKGQLLHEVERSSAGKIYRETSHGYELVELAEGVHHARRVRTEVRHVEGEETPALVRTDFAWDDFGNRLRTESHGLVVDGDPLAGGDERVEGTDWLADTERWLFLPIATWVEDGEGNRLAATRTYYDGEAFVGLPHGSAELGLVTRVESWLGPLDDRWVASERNERDAFGNVIRTLDAADGERIVRFDEETHTRPVAEEVVLGDGSLVSGASYDPVLGVVTSFTDFDGKETRFLYDPLGRLVAIVRPGDSEELPTERYVYELDAPLSRLTVEWRRASGGDAVDTEIRFFDGLARQRGAATDAGAQGWALTGAVDYDPRGNVRRRYRGAFHSAPGDEISAGTAFDETIYDALGRVVGVLYPDGTSRLVTWAPLAASEWDEADLDPASPHAETPVHRRYDGQGRVREEWQLVDGEEVRTTRSYDALGQLRDATDAEGHVRHHLFNAQGWLVGLQDPDAGSWSFEYDAAGRRVAAHAPTGDSILTTWDAAGRPLTEDWDGDGAPEVVNRYDESEAGRGRLTSALDPAGEIRFGYDDRGRVVEQVRTVDGTPWKSTFTWDARDRLVQRRFPDGTTLRWSYDARGFLVGIDGHLEQHFDANGRLVRRITGDGVATDRTYDTRLRVGSERVLAPSGTILSDVTWRYDAVGNPTTVSDLRPDVKPSLSRAATYGYDALYRLTDARLTGGGMRWSYSASGNLLEREGEGIDAGATVSSLHYGLGAGPHALTGFGDRSLQWDEAGRLLTDGKRSFTWDPAGHLEEVRLEDGSKVRHVTGFDGSRVIRERLDASGKVLSRTVYLDDALELRDGNLIRYANAGAVRVARIEGPVSEAQAAAAAGTLGEGDLELPPGTFLFGAAALLALAAFRRTRPGFVLAAAAAAACSGDEGARLIDVPGDLVAAVRYYHTDHLGSVTLVSQDGNVVSERGYAPFGTLRGGDRGRDAYDFTGAELDGDTGLRSIGARHYDAELARWISPDPILFRDPGRNLEGIDRGNPYTYAGNRPLVAVDPSGEDAIYIAFPDYKISVSDTIFGYKFKAKLENLGHAGVLLVDNKTGRTSYYEYGRYDTAGKGIVRRVPVPDVKIGKDGMPTPESLARTLSVVSRKSGHKGRIEGAYVKNDKYKEMVDYANGEMGKNTDPKREEYKIMSKNCGTFARDVINKGGGADVPTMVDPRPTSYVEEMQGTYSDVSWKPGDKPGVAT, encoded by the coding sequence ATGAACCGATCCGTCCTCGGCGCGAGCCTGCTCGCCCTTCTCCTCGCCACCCCGGCAGCTGCCGAAAACGAGAAATCGGGCGTCCGCCCCAACGCGATCTCGCTGCCCACCGGCCCGGGTTCGATGGCGGGCCTCGGCGAATCCTTCGAGCCCGATCTGAACAGCGGCGCCGGCTCCTACGCGGTGCCGATCGACCTGCCGACCGGCACCGCCGGCGTCACGCCGCAGCTCGCCTTCGTCTACAACAGCGGCGGCGGCAACGGGCCGCTCGGCATCGGCTGGAACCTCTCGGGGCTCTCCGAGATCCGCCGCCGCAGCGATCGCGGTGTGCCCCGCTACGACGAGAGCGACACCTTCCTCTTCGACGGCGAGCCGCTGGTCGAGGTGGCCGACGGCGTCTACCGCCTCGCGAACGAGGGCCGCTTCCTCCGCTTCCGCCGGGTCGGCGGCGGCTGGGAGGTCGACGCGAAGGACGGCACCCGCATGGCCTTCGGCCTCGTGGCGGGGAGCCGGATCGAAGGGCCCCACGGCACCTACGCGTGGAAGCTGGAGCGGACGGTCCATCCCACCGGCCAGCAGATCGCCTACGAGTGGCTCGGCGACGGCGGCCAGCGCTACCTGGCTGCGGTCCGCTACAACGAGCGCGAGGGCGCCGCCCACCGCGAGGTCATCTTCGACTACGAGGCGCGGTCGGATCTGCGCCGCGACCACCGCCCGGGCTTCGAGCTCCCGACGGCGCTGCGCCTCGCCGAGGTGGAGATCCGCGCGGAGGGCGAGCGCTTCGGCAGCTACGAGCTCCGCTACGAGACGGGCACCGCCCTCTCCCGCCTCGCGGCGATCCGCCGCCTCGGCACCGACGGCGTCACGGCGCTGCCCGAGGTCGCCTTCGGCTACACCGACCTCGATCCGACGCAGGCGAAGGTCCGCTCCATCGGCGACGCGCCGGCGGTGGGCTTCGAGGGCTGGGAGGTGACGGTCACCGACCTCGACGGCGACTCGCTGCCGGATCTGCTCGCCACCGAGTCGGGGAACCACCGGTGGTGGCGCAACCTGGGCGGCAGGTTCGCACCCGAGGCGGGGATCGCCCAGAGCCCCTCGCTCTCCCTCGCCAACGCGGGCACCACCCTGGCCGACGTCGACGGCGACGGCCGCGCCGATCTGCTCGCCAAGTCGACCGCCTCCTTCCGCTGGTTCCCCAACCGCGGCGCCGCCTGGGGCCCGTCGGAGGACTTCACCGCAGCGCCGGCCTTCCAGCTCGACGACGCCAACGTGCGCCTCTTCGACTACGACGGCGACGGCCTCGCCGATGCGCTGCAGAGCACCGCCGCCGGCTGGTATTTCTGGCGCAACCGCGGCGACGGCAGCTGGGAGGGCCCCCTCGTCCACGAGGCGCCGGCGCAGGACCTCGACCTCGCCGATCCCGACACCCGGCTCGCCGACTTCGACGGCGACGGCCTGGTGGACGTGGGCCGCCTCGTAGACGGCGCGGTGCTCTATTGGCCCTATCTCGGCTGGGGTTCGTTCGGTCCCTCGGTGCGCCTCGACGGCGGCCCCGAGGTGGTCGGCGACGCGGGCCTGGAGATCGCCGACGTGGACGGCGACGGCCTCTCCGATCTGCTCGAGATCGGCGCCGGCAGCCTGCGCGCCTGGCTGCAGCGCCACGACGGCTTCTCCGCAGCGGTGGTGATCGACGGCACGCCCACCCGCGCGCCGGGCGTCACCAGCGTGCAGCTCCTCGACGTGAACGGCGACGGCGGCGTCGACGTGGTCTACTCGACCCCGGGCGCCACCGATCCGCGGGACCGGCTCCTCTACGTCGACCTCGGCGGTGGCACCCGCCCCAACCTCCTCGCCAGCGTCGACAACGGCCTCGGCCGGATCGTCGCGATCGCCTACGTCGGCAGCGGCGAGCTCGCAGCTGCCGACCGCGCCGCAGGCAATCCCTGGCGCACCCACGCCCCCAACCCGGTGCAGGTGGTGCAGGCGATCACCGAGAGCGACTCGCTCGGCTGGTCCCGCAAGACCACCTACCGCTACCGCGACGCCTTCTACGACGCGAGGGAGCGCGAGTTCCGCGGCTTCTCCGAGGTCGAGGTGGAGATCGAGGGTGGTCCGACGGCGGAAGGCCTGCTCCGGCAGCTGCGCTTCGACACCGGCGAGGTACATCCCGCGGGCAAGGGGCAGCTCCTCCACGAGGTGGAGCGCTCGAGCGCCGGCAAGATCTACCGCGAGACCTCGCACGGCTACGAGCTGGTCGAGCTCGCCGAAGGCGTGCACCACGCCCGGCGGGTGCGCACCGAGGTCCGCCACGTGGAGGGTGAGGAGACCCCGGCGCTGGTCCGCACCGACTTCGCCTGGGACGACTTCGGCAACCGGCTCCGCACCGAGAGCCACGGCCTCGTCGTGGACGGCGATCCCCTCGCCGGCGGCGACGAGCGGGTGGAGGGCACCGACTGGCTCGCCGACACGGAGCGCTGGCTCTTCCTGCCGATCGCGACCTGGGTCGAGGACGGCGAAGGCAACCGCCTCGCCGCCACCAGGACCTATTACGACGGCGAGGCCTTCGTCGGCCTGCCCCACGGCAGCGCCGAGCTGGGCCTCGTCACCCGGGTCGAGAGCTGGCTCGGGCCCCTGGACGATCGCTGGGTCGCGTCGGAGCGCAACGAGCGCGACGCCTTCGGCAACGTGATCCGCACCCTCGACGCTGCGGATGGCGAGCGGATCGTCCGCTTCGACGAGGAGACCCACACCCGCCCCGTCGCCGAAGAGGTGGTGCTCGGGGACGGCTCGCTCGTCTCGGGCGCCAGCTACGATCCGGTGCTCGGCGTGGTCACCTCCTTCACCGACTTCGACGGGAAGGAGACGCGCTTCCTCTACGATCCCCTGGGCAGGCTGGTCGCGATCGTGCGTCCCGGTGATTCGGAGGAATTGCCCACCGAGCGCTACGTCTACGAGCTGGACGCGCCCCTCTCCCGCCTCACGGTGGAGTGGCGGCGGGCCAGCGGCGGCGACGCGGTCGACACCGAGATCCGCTTCTTCGACGGCCTCGCCCGGCAGCGTGGCGCCGCCACCGACGCAGGGGCCCAGGGCTGGGCGCTCACCGGTGCGGTCGACTATGACCCGCGCGGCAACGTCCGCCGGCGCTACCGTGGCGCCTTCCACTCCGCTCCGGGGGACGAGATCTCCGCGGGCACCGCCTTCGACGAGACCATCTACGACGCCCTCGGCCGCGTGGTCGGCGTCCTCTATCCCGACGGCACGAGCCGGCTCGTCACCTGGGCACCGCTCGCAGCGAGCGAATGGGACGAGGCCGACCTCGATCCCGCCTCGCCCCACGCCGAGACGCCGGTGCATCGCCGCTACGACGGCCAGGGCCGGGTGCGGGAGGAGTGGCAGCTCGTCGACGGCGAGGAGGTCCGCACCACCCGCAGCTACGACGCCCTCGGCCAGCTCCGCGACGCCACCGACGCGGAGGGCCACGTGCGCCACCACCTCTTCAACGCGCAGGGCTGGCTCGTGGGCCTGCAGGATCCCGACGCGGGCAGCTGGTCCTTCGAATACGACGCCGCAGGCCGCCGCGTCGCTGCCCACGCCCCCACCGGCGACAGCATCCTCACCACCTGGGACGCAGCGGGCCGCCCGCTCACCGAGGATTGGGACGGCGACGGCGCCCCCGAGGTGGTGAACCGCTACGACGAGAGCGAAGCGGGCCGGGGCCGGCTCACCAGCGCCCTCGATCCCGCCGGCGAGATCCGCTTCGGCTACGACGATCGCGGCAGGGTGGTCGAGCAGGTGCGCACCGTCGACGGCACGCCGTGGAAGAGCACCTTCACCTGGGATGCCCGCGACCGCCTCGTGCAGCGCCGCTTCCCGGACGGCACCACGCTGCGCTGGAGCTACGACGCCCGCGGCTTCCTCGTCGGCATCGACGGCCACCTCGAGCAGCACTTCGACGCGAATGGCCGCCTCGTCCGCCGCATCACCGGCGACGGCGTCGCCACCGACCGCACCTACGACACCAGGCTCCGGGTGGGCAGCGAGCGCGTCCTCGCTCCCTCCGGCACGATCCTCTCCGACGTGACCTGGCGCTACGACGCCGTCGGCAACCCGACCACCGTGAGCGATCTCCGCCCCGACGTGAAGCCTTCGCTCTCGCGCGCCGCCACCTACGGCTACGACGCGCTCTACCGGCTCACCGACGCCAGGCTCACAGGCGGCGGCATGCGCTGGAGCTACAGCGCCAGCGGCAACCTCCTCGAGCGGGAGGGCGAGGGGATCGACGCAGGCGCCACCGTCTCCTCCCTCCACTACGGCCTCGGCGCAGGCCCCCACGCGCTCACCGGCTTCGGTGATCGCTCGCTGCAGTGGGACGAGGCGGGCAGGCTCCTCACCGACGGCAAGCGCAGCTTCACCTGGGATCCCGCTGGTCACCTCGAGGAGGTTCGCCTCGAGGACGGCTCGAAGGTCCGGCACGTCACCGGCTTCGACGGCAGCCGCGTGATCCGCGAGCGCCTCGACGCGAGCGGCAAGGTGCTCTCGCGCACGGTCTACCTCGACGACGCCCTGGAGCTGCGGGACGGCAACCTGATCCGCTACGCCAACGCCGGTGCGGTCCGCGTGGCCCGGATCGAGGGGCCCGTGTCGGAGGCACAGGCTGCTGCCGCGGCGGGGACGCTGGGCGAAGGCGATCTCGAGCTGCCGCCCGGCACCTTCCTCTTCGGCGCAGCGGCGCTCCTCGCCCTGGCGGCCTTCCGCAGGACGAGGCCCGGCTTTGTGCTCGCCGCTGCAGCAGCTGCAGCGTGCAGCGGGGACGAGGGCGCGCGGCTCATCGACGTGCCCGGCGATCTCGTCGCGGCGGTGCGCTACTACCACACCGATCACCTGGGCAGCGTCACCCTGGTGAGCCAGGACGGCAACGTGGTCTCCGAGCGTGGCTACGCCCCCTTCGGCACCCTGCGCGGCGGCGACCGGGGGCGCGACGCCTACGACTTCACCGGCGCGGAGCTCGACGGTGACACCGGGCTGCGCTCCATCGGCGCGCGGCACTACGACGCGGAGCTGGCCCGGTGGATCTCGCCCGATCCGATCCTCTTCCGGGATCCCGGCCGCAACCTGGAGGGCATCGATCGCGGCAACCCCTACACCTACGCCGGCAACCGGCCGCTGGTGGCGGTGGATCCGAGCGGCGAGGATGCGATCTACATCGCCTTCCCCGACTACAAGATCAGCGTGAGCGATACGATCTTCGGCTACAAATTCAAGGCGAAGCTCGAGAACCTCGGACACGCCGGCGTGCTGCTCGTCGACAACAAGACCGGCCGCACCTCGTATTACGAGTACGGTCGCTACGACACCGCCGGGAAGGGGATCGTGCGGCGGGTTCCCGTCCCCGACGTGAAGATCGGCAAGGACGGCATGCCCACGCCGGAGTCGCTGGCCCGGACCCTCTCCGTCGTCTCCCGCAAGAGCGGGCACAAGGGCCGCATCGAGGGCGCCTACGTGAAGAACGACAAGTACAAGGAGATGGTCGACTACGCGAACGGCGAGATGGGGAAGAACACCGATCCGAAGCGCGAGGAGTACAAGATCATGAGCAAGAACTGCGGGACCTTCGCGCGCGACGTGATCAACAAGGGCGGCGGCGCCGACGTGCCGACGATGGTCGACCCGCGGCCCACCAGCTACGTCGAGGAGATGCAGGGCACCTACTCCGACGTGAGCTGGAAGCCCGGCGACAAGCCCGGGGTGGCGACGTGA
- a CDS encoding MOSC domain-containing protein, protein MSIRIVSLRVGLPRSYGTEGAADPFERPWISAIAKEAVDRPLHLGREGLEGDGVADTGVHGGPEKAVLAGPGEHLAFWRELLARELEGREDFGPGAFGENLVLAGALEGDVCIGDSFAVGGAVVQISQPRAPCWKQARRWRRKDLALQMQRTGFTGWYFRVLREGLVAPGDELRLIERPLPAWTVARAHEVMHGRPADREAAAALAALPQLAGSWRERLGRLAAGEDGSTAPRLLGSNED, encoded by the coding sequence ATGTCGATCCGCATCGTCTCCCTCCGCGTGGGTCTGCCGCGCAGCTACGGAACCGAGGGCGCGGCCGATCCCTTCGAGCGCCCCTGGATCTCGGCGATCGCCAAGGAGGCGGTCGACCGGCCGCTCCATCTTGGCCGCGAGGGTCTCGAGGGGGACGGCGTCGCCGACACCGGGGTGCACGGCGGCCCGGAGAAGGCGGTCCTCGCCGGCCCCGGCGAGCACCTCGCCTTCTGGCGGGAGCTCCTCGCGCGCGAGCTGGAGGGACGGGAGGACTTCGGCCCCGGCGCCTTCGGCGAGAACCTCGTCCTCGCCGGCGCGCTCGAAGGCGACGTCTGCATCGGCGACTCCTTCGCCGTGGGCGGGGCGGTGGTGCAGATCTCCCAGCCGCGCGCTCCCTGCTGGAAGCAGGCGCGCCGCTGGCGCCGCAAGGATCTCGCCCTGCAGATGCAGCGCACCGGCTTCACCGGCTGGTATTTCCGCGTGCTCCGGGAGGGCCTGGTCGCGCCGGGCGACGAGCTGCGTCTGATCGAGCGGCCCCTGCCGGCATGGACCGTCGCCCGTGCCCACGAGGTGATGCACGGCAGGCCCGCCGACCGGGAGGCAGCAGCGGCGCTCGCTGCCCTGCCGCAGCTGGCGGGTTCCTGGCGCGAGCGGCTCGGCCGCCTCGCCGCCGGCGAGGACGGCAGCACCGCGCCGCGCCTCCTCGGATCGAACGAGGATTAG
- a CDS encoding serine hydrolase, protein MRALAPFADYGKRLGTCAGLRRTEGDAHAAKYELRFAAGYAVPLAVSVDPAAPHRVVGLWLGNPVRTPGDLGAVVAELVRATEAGERRWDEVVRLAPEAYSLPSVLLQDWPAGAPVTLQTLATLMISRSDNTATDQLVHLLGRERIEAMLVATWNDPAANLDEGRFVGLVERALELLGKGGTATVEAQR, encoded by the coding sequence ATGAGAGCCCTCGCACCCTTCGCCGACTACGGCAAGCGGCTCGGTACCTGCGCCGGCCTGCGCCGGACCGAGGGCGACGCGCACGCCGCGAAGTACGAGCTGCGTTTCGCCGCGGGCTACGCCGTTCCGCTCGCAGTCTCGGTCGATCCCGCGGCGCCCCACCGCGTGGTGGGGCTCTGGCTCGGCAACCCCGTGCGAACCCCCGGTGACCTCGGGGCGGTGGTCGCCGAGCTGGTCCGCGCGACCGAGGCGGGAGAGCGGCGCTGGGACGAGGTGGTGCGCCTCGCCCCCGAGGCCTACTCCCTTCCCTCCGTCCTGCTCCAGGATTGGCCCGCCGGCGCGCCGGTGACACTGCAGACGCTCGCCACCCTGATGATCTCCCGCAGCGACAACACCGCCACCGATCAGCTGGTGCACCTCCTCGGCCGCGAGCGGATCGAGGCGATGCTCGTCGCCACCTGGAACGATCCGGCCGCCAACCTCGACGAGGGGCGTTTCGTGGGCCTCGTCGAGCGGGCCCTCGAGCTCCTCGGCAAAGGGGGCACGGCCACCGTCGAGGCGCAGCGCTGA